From the Hevea brasiliensis isolate MT/VB/25A 57/8 chromosome 15, ASM3005281v1, whole genome shotgun sequence genome, one window contains:
- the LOC110632788 gene encoding protein tesmin/TSO1-like CXC 2 isoform X2: MDTPEKTQITTSLSKFEDSPIFNYINSLSPIKPVKSVHITQALHSLSFGSLPSIFTSPHLSSNKESRFLRRHHYSDPSKSEFSSENGNKVSRDEGTALDVAQLYDNSAELQENFNPGASIGEVSVEPPTEDLRFAVELPRRLNYGCGSPEYDPTPRCGPQIDCSSELAGISRKCSPEREMHLQRVYQAEQKKEATDCDWESLISDSNDLLIFNSPTDTEAFKGLMQKSLDLGTSFSASLGEVHKVQIGPSTQPGETIVPKEINQKRDNLADNGNPNECTTSNPNEDVDNEVGMSAGAVSKAVSILHRGIRRRCLDFETAAARRKNLGDSSNLTTSVGGQSDEKIASIDKRFVPFKPGSDSSRCVLPGIGLHLNALAITSKDSKNVKHETLSSGISVPSTVAPFPSQNSGQELNESLSLASTDIDIDPTENEAPFVEDVPQASACLVTEEFNHSSAKKKRRKLEGESEACKRCNCKKSKCLKLYCECFAAGVYCIEPCSCQECFNKPIHEDTVLSTRKQIESRNPLAFAPKVIRSSETATEDESSKTPASARHKRGCNCKKSSCLKKYCECYQGGVGCSINCRCEGCKNAFGRKDGSAPAEIEAEAETEDETEGHEKSGVDKISQKTEIQNNEEQNPNSALPMTPLAFCRARQLLQPPFSSKSKPPRSFLSIGSSSGLYTSQKYGKPNILRPQPKFETQVQTIHDDDMPEILRGNYSPSNGIKTSPNSKRVSPPHSILGSSPAQRSGRKLILQSIPSFPSLTPQH; encoded by the exons ATGGACACCCCTGAGAAGACCCAGATCACCACTTCCCTTTCTAAATTCGAG GATTCCCCTATCTTCAACTACATCAATAGTCTTTCTCCAATCAAGCCAGTAAAGTCGGTACACATTACTCAGGCATTACATTCACTTAGTTTTGGATCTCTTCCGTCAATTTTCACTTCTCCCCATCTTAGCTCTAACAAGGAATCTAGGTTTTTAAGAAG GCATCACTACTCAGATCCCTCAAAATCTGAGTTCTCATCTGAAAATGGAAATAAAGTCAGCCGTGATGAAGGGACAGCTTTGGATGTTGCTCAGTTGTATGATAACTCAGCTGAGCTACAGGAAAATTTTAATCCAGGGGCGTCTATTGGAGAAGTTTCTGTGGAACCTCCTACTGAAGATCTGAGATTTGCAGTTGAGCTGCCACGGAGGTTAAATTATGGTTGTGGGAGCCCGGAATATGATCCAACACCTCGTTGTGGTCCCCAAATTGATTGCTCGTCAGAATTGGCTGGCATCTCTCGAAAATGTTCACCTGAACGTGAAATGCATCTACAAAGGGTATACCAGGCTGAGCAGAAGAAAGAAGCAACAGATTGTGATTGGGAGAGTTTGATATCAGATTCTAATGACCTATTAATTTTTAATTCCCCAACTGACACAGAGGCTTTTAAGGGGCTAATGCAGAAATCACTGGATCTTGGTACTAGTTTTTCTGCTTCTCTTGGCGAGGTACATAAAGTGCAAATAGGTCCTTCAACCCAACCTGGAGAAACTATTGTGCCAAAGGAAATAAACCAGAAACGGGACAACCTTGCTGACAATGGCAATCCAAATGAGTGCACTACTAGCAATCCAAATGAGGACGTGGATAATGAGGTGGGAATGTCCGCTGGGGCTGTTTCTAAG GCAGTTTCTATTTTGCATCGAGGCATACGAAGGCGTTGTCTAGATTTTGAGACGGCAGCAGCTCGTAGGAAGAACTTAGGTGATAGTTCAAATTTAACTACTTCTGTAGGAGGGCAATCTGATGAGAAGATTGCCTCCATAGATAAGCGATTCGTTCCTTTTAAGCCTGGCAGTGATTCTTCAAGGTGTGTTTTACCTGGAATTGGTTTGCACTTAAATGCTTTGGCAATAACTTCCAAGGATAGCAAAAATGTGAAGCATGAAACTTTGTCTTCTGGAATAAGTGTGCCCAGCACTGTTGCTCCCTTTCCCTCCCAAAATTCTGGTCAAGAACTTAATGAATCGTTGTCTTTAGCTTCTACTGACATAGACATTGATCCAACTGAAAATGAAGCTCCATTTGTGGAAGATGTTCCTCAGGCATCTGCTTGTTTAGTTACTGAAGAATTCAATCATAGTAGCGCCAAAAAGAAGAG gcgTAAGTTGGAAGGAGAAAGTGAAGCCTGCAAGCGTTGTAACTGTAAGAAGTCCAAGTGTTTGAAACT TTACTGTGAGTGTTTTGCTGCTGGTGTCTACTGCATAGAACCATGTTCATGTCAAGAATGCTTCAACAAGCCTATTCATGAAGATACTGTTCTTTCAACCCGCAAACAAATTGAATCTCGCAACCCACTTGCATTTGCTCCAAAAGTGATTAGGAGCTCTGAAACTGCAACTGAA GATGAATCCAGCAAAACCCCTGCTTCAGCAAGACATAAAAGAGGATGCAATTGCAAGAAATCTAGTTGCCTAAAGAAATACTGCGAATGCTACCAG GGTGGTGTTGGATGCTCCATTAACTGCAGATGTGAAGGGTGTAAGAATGCATTTGGTAGAAAGGATG GATCTGCTCCTGCAGAAATAGAAGCAGAAGCAGAAACAGAAGATGAAACAGAAGGACATGAAAAGAGTGGGGTTGACAAAATTTCACAGAAAACTGAAATCCAGAATAATGAAGAGCAAAATCCAAATTCTGCTCTTCCCATGACACCATTAGCGTTTTGCAG AGCCAGACAATTGCTTCAGCCGCCATTTTCATCAAAGAGCAAACCACCAAGATCTTTTCTCAGTATTGGATCTTCTTCTGGATTGTATACTAGCCAAAAATATGGTAAACCCAATATTCTCAGACCTCAACCAAAGTTTGAGACACAAGTACAAACCATTCATGATGATGATATGCCTGAGATCCTCAGAGGCAACTACTCTCCAAGCAATGGCATCAAGACTTCTCCCAACAGCAAGAGGGTCTCTCCTCCTCACAGTATTTTAGGATCATCACCTGCTCAAAGGAGTGGCCGGAAGTTGATATTGCAATCCATTCCTTCATTTCCTTCTCTCACTCCCCAGCATTGA
- the LOC110632788 gene encoding protein tesmin/TSO1-like CXC 2 isoform X1 — MDTPEKTQITTSLSKFEDSPIFNYINSLSPIKPVKSVHITQALHSLSFGSLPSIFTSPHLSSNKESRFLRRHHYSDPSKSEFSSENGNKVSRDEGTALDVAQLYDNSAELQENFNPGASIGEVSVEPPTEDLRFAVELPRRLNYGCGSPEYDPTPRCGPQIDCSSELAGISRKCSPEREMHLQRVYQAEQKKEATDCDWESLISDSNDLLIFNSPTDTEAFKGLMQKSLDLGTSFSASLGEVHKVQIGPSTQPGETIVPKEINQKRDNLADNGNPNECTTSNPNEDVDNEVGMSAGAVSKAVSILHRGIRRRCLDFETAAARRKNLGDSSNLTTSVGGQSDEKIASIDKRFVPFKPGSDSSRCVLPGIGLHLNALAITSKDSKNVKHETLSSGISVPSTVAPFPSQNSGQELNESLSLASTDIDIDPTENEAPFVEDVPQASACLVTEEFNHSSAKKKRRKLEGESEACKRCNCKKSKCLKLYCECFAAGVYCIEPCSCQECFNKPIHEDTVLSTRKQIESRNPLAFAPKVIRSSETATEVGDESSKTPASARHKRGCNCKKSSCLKKYCECYQGGVGCSINCRCEGCKNAFGRKDGSAPAEIEAEAETEDETEGHEKSGVDKISQKTEIQNNEEQNPNSALPMTPLAFCRARQLLQPPFSSKSKPPRSFLSIGSSSGLYTSQKYGKPNILRPQPKFETQVQTIHDDDMPEILRGNYSPSNGIKTSPNSKRVSPPHSILGSSPAQRSGRKLILQSIPSFPSLTPQH, encoded by the exons ATGGACACCCCTGAGAAGACCCAGATCACCACTTCCCTTTCTAAATTCGAG GATTCCCCTATCTTCAACTACATCAATAGTCTTTCTCCAATCAAGCCAGTAAAGTCGGTACACATTACTCAGGCATTACATTCACTTAGTTTTGGATCTCTTCCGTCAATTTTCACTTCTCCCCATCTTAGCTCTAACAAGGAATCTAGGTTTTTAAGAAG GCATCACTACTCAGATCCCTCAAAATCTGAGTTCTCATCTGAAAATGGAAATAAAGTCAGCCGTGATGAAGGGACAGCTTTGGATGTTGCTCAGTTGTATGATAACTCAGCTGAGCTACAGGAAAATTTTAATCCAGGGGCGTCTATTGGAGAAGTTTCTGTGGAACCTCCTACTGAAGATCTGAGATTTGCAGTTGAGCTGCCACGGAGGTTAAATTATGGTTGTGGGAGCCCGGAATATGATCCAACACCTCGTTGTGGTCCCCAAATTGATTGCTCGTCAGAATTGGCTGGCATCTCTCGAAAATGTTCACCTGAACGTGAAATGCATCTACAAAGGGTATACCAGGCTGAGCAGAAGAAAGAAGCAACAGATTGTGATTGGGAGAGTTTGATATCAGATTCTAATGACCTATTAATTTTTAATTCCCCAACTGACACAGAGGCTTTTAAGGGGCTAATGCAGAAATCACTGGATCTTGGTACTAGTTTTTCTGCTTCTCTTGGCGAGGTACATAAAGTGCAAATAGGTCCTTCAACCCAACCTGGAGAAACTATTGTGCCAAAGGAAATAAACCAGAAACGGGACAACCTTGCTGACAATGGCAATCCAAATGAGTGCACTACTAGCAATCCAAATGAGGACGTGGATAATGAGGTGGGAATGTCCGCTGGGGCTGTTTCTAAG GCAGTTTCTATTTTGCATCGAGGCATACGAAGGCGTTGTCTAGATTTTGAGACGGCAGCAGCTCGTAGGAAGAACTTAGGTGATAGTTCAAATTTAACTACTTCTGTAGGAGGGCAATCTGATGAGAAGATTGCCTCCATAGATAAGCGATTCGTTCCTTTTAAGCCTGGCAGTGATTCTTCAAGGTGTGTTTTACCTGGAATTGGTTTGCACTTAAATGCTTTGGCAATAACTTCCAAGGATAGCAAAAATGTGAAGCATGAAACTTTGTCTTCTGGAATAAGTGTGCCCAGCACTGTTGCTCCCTTTCCCTCCCAAAATTCTGGTCAAGAACTTAATGAATCGTTGTCTTTAGCTTCTACTGACATAGACATTGATCCAACTGAAAATGAAGCTCCATTTGTGGAAGATGTTCCTCAGGCATCTGCTTGTTTAGTTACTGAAGAATTCAATCATAGTAGCGCCAAAAAGAAGAG gcgTAAGTTGGAAGGAGAAAGTGAAGCCTGCAAGCGTTGTAACTGTAAGAAGTCCAAGTGTTTGAAACT TTACTGTGAGTGTTTTGCTGCTGGTGTCTACTGCATAGAACCATGTTCATGTCAAGAATGCTTCAACAAGCCTATTCATGAAGATACTGTTCTTTCAACCCGCAAACAAATTGAATCTCGCAACCCACTTGCATTTGCTCCAAAAGTGATTAGGAGCTCTGAAACTGCAACTGAAGTTGGG GATGAATCCAGCAAAACCCCTGCTTCAGCAAGACATAAAAGAGGATGCAATTGCAAGAAATCTAGTTGCCTAAAGAAATACTGCGAATGCTACCAG GGTGGTGTTGGATGCTCCATTAACTGCAGATGTGAAGGGTGTAAGAATGCATTTGGTAGAAAGGATG GATCTGCTCCTGCAGAAATAGAAGCAGAAGCAGAAACAGAAGATGAAACAGAAGGACATGAAAAGAGTGGGGTTGACAAAATTTCACAGAAAACTGAAATCCAGAATAATGAAGAGCAAAATCCAAATTCTGCTCTTCCCATGACACCATTAGCGTTTTGCAG AGCCAGACAATTGCTTCAGCCGCCATTTTCATCAAAGAGCAAACCACCAAGATCTTTTCTCAGTATTGGATCTTCTTCTGGATTGTATACTAGCCAAAAATATGGTAAACCCAATATTCTCAGACCTCAACCAAAGTTTGAGACACAAGTACAAACCATTCATGATGATGATATGCCTGAGATCCTCAGAGGCAACTACTCTCCAAGCAATGGCATCAAGACTTCTCCCAACAGCAAGAGGGTCTCTCCTCCTCACAGTATTTTAGGATCATCACCTGCTCAAAGGAGTGGCCGGAAGTTGATATTGCAATCCATTCCTTCATTTCCTTCTCTCACTCCCCAGCATTGA